The window CCGATTTTGCCGGTCAATCCGAAGACGCCTTTCCCTGGTACCAATGGCCCGATTCCGAATGTCTATTCTCAGATGTGCGATCCATTTGTCGCGCTGAGCATGGCCGCCGCCGTCACGACCCACCTCAAGGTTGCCACGGGAATCTGCCTGGTGCCGGAGCGAAGCGCGATCGTGACGGCCAAGGAGGTCGCCACCCTCGACGCGTTCTCGAACGGCAGATTTCTGTTTGGCATCGGCGCAGGATGGTTGCGCGAGGAATCGGAGCTGCTCGGCGTGGATTTTCCCAAGCGATGGACTCAAACTGCGGAATACATCGCCGCGATGCGCGAGCTGTGGTCCAAAGATGAAGCATCGTTCGACGGTAAATACGTTAAGTTCAGCCCGGTGCGCTGCAATCCCAAGCCGGTGCAGCAACCCGGCCCTCCGGTTCTGATTGGGAGCCTGGACAAGAATGCGCTGAAGCGAGTCGCAAAATGGGCCGACGGATGGTGCCCGATCGGCGTGCCCCACGGCTACGTGAAAAAGCAGCTCGACGAGCTACGTCGTGCATGCGACGCGATCGGACGGGATTTCGCGAAGCTTGACATCACCGCGATGGGCTTCATCCAGGGCGAGCGCACCGCGGTGCAGGAGGGATTGGAAAACTATCGCAAGGCCGGTACGCACCGATTTGTGATAGGCGTTCCGAACCAGCTCAAGCCGGAGAACTATGAGGCCGAGCTGAAGCGGTTGGCCAACCTCTACGTCTAACGCTCCCGCTTTCCTAGTCCCTGCTCGTGAGGGGCGGCCGAGGATGCGCTGCGTTGTGCGGCAGGAACGCATCCGCCTGACGCGCCTGACATAGCGTGCGGCGACAGATGTTCTCTTCCAGAGATTTCCCCAATCACGAGGCACCACCACCTCGCTGAGCCATTACCCGCTCCGGGCATCGCAGTGAGCGACTCTCCCGCTCGCGGACGGAAACGAGCGCATGCTATTCGAAGCTCAACCCCACACTCGGATTCTGCACCTGGCCGCCGCAGGCGCGCGCCAGCAACGGTTTCGCCTCTTCGGCGAAGTACTGCATTTGGTCTTCGATCTCCTTGGTGGCAAAACCGCCCTTCTCGAACCACGCGTTGAAGGCGAAATCCTCGTAACCGCAGGTTTCTTTGATCCGCATGATCTGCGCCGTTACTTCCGCGGCCGTGCCAAACAGCGCGATTTCCTTGCTCAGTAGCAGATCGGGATCGACCTTGCGCGCAGGGTCGAGTCTTTCCTCGTCTGCATCGGCCAGCACCGCTGCGAAACCGAACGGCCCGTAGTAGTCCCACTGCACCTCGAGCGCCTCCTTATAACGCTTAAGTTCACGCTCGCGGTTGTGCCCGGGCAGCAGCAGATGAATATAGCGGCCGGTCAGAACTCCGCGCCGTTTTTCCGCATCCCATCCATACTTTGGCCGTCCGCGCCCGAGCCGGTCAGGCCATCCGGCTTTTTCCGACTCACGATAGAAGATCTCAACATTCTTCTTAAGTCGCGAATTCGGCTCGACGATGAAATATCCGTTGAATCCGCGCTCGGCTGCCCATTTGATCGAGCGCTCGGTCGTGAGCGGTTCCCACATCTGTGGGTATGGCCGCTGAAGCGGCTGCGGGAACACTTGCAGCTCCTTCAGGACGGTCGCGCTCTGCATGACCGGATTTGCACCGCCGTATGGATCGGGCGCGCCGATGCTCAGGACCTCGTCGAGTTTGCGGCCGGCTTTTCCTGATTCGAAATATGCGATGGTCTGCTGATGGTTCCAGCGTGTGAAAACCGGCGGAATCGTGAAGAACTGTCCGCGATAGGAAAACGACGGCTGCGTCCAGGCCTTGAGAATGATCTCATACGCTTCCTGATAGTAGGCGCGATTGCGTTCCTGGTCCTGGATCGTCGCGAAGGGCCAGCCGAACACCTCAGCCTCGCGCGGCTGGTATCCTCGCCCGATTCCGAATTCGAGCCTGCCGCCGCTTATGACATCGAGCATCGCGGCCTGCTCCGCGATTCGCACGGGATGCCACCAGGTCACTATGTTCGCGGCCTGGCCGAGACGAATCTGGCGCGTGCGCGCGGCGATCGCCGTTTCCGCCAACAGTGGATTGGGGCTGAACTCGGCACCTTCAGGCTGAAAATGATGCTCGGTCATGAAGAAATAGTTGAAGCCGAGCTGGTCAGCGAGAATTCCCTGCCGTATCTGCCCGACCAACCCGCGCTGGCTGGATTCGTGAACCTCGGCGAGGTTGCCGTCGTTGATAGCGACGCCCGAAGGCGTTCGCATGACCGGAAGATCCGATGCGCCGTTGTGGAATACACCTATTTCAATCATGACTCCTCCGTCGAGAGACCAATCCTGCCCGCAAGGGTGCGACCGCCGACTGTTTTTAGGGCCACCCCATGGTCCAGTCCGGTTCATTTGTCGGGACGAGGAAACGGCTAGGTCGCATTTCAACGGGCTCCTAGCGTCCGTCCCTCGCGCCCGCCGCTTTGCGCCGCCTCAACAACAAGTCAACGTCGAATTTGAACATCTTGGCCGCGTTCAGCCCGAGGATCTTGGCGCGTGCCTCGTCGCTCAGGTGTCCCATCTCGCGCTCGATCGCTTCGGCTGAATGCGGCCAGGTACCTTCTGCATGCGGATAGTCATTGGCCCACATGAAATTGTCCATTAGGTTCCAGCGTTCGGCCAGTTGGAGTCCTGCGTGATCCTCCTGGAAGGTCGCCGCACCGTTGCTACGAAAGTATTCGCTGGGCAGTTTCTTCAACTTCGGATAAGCCCACAGATGATGTTTGCGACAGGCTTCGTCCATCGCATCCAGCGCCCACGGGACCCATCCGATTCCGCTCTCCACCGCGGCAAATTTGAGCTTTGGAAATCGCTCCAACACTCCCGAGCCGCACAAGCTCGCGACCGGCTCAATAGTCGGTGACAGCGAGTGCGAAACGTAGTTGATAACCGCGCCACCCTCCTTGCGCGCCGCGCGCGGGTCTCGCCCGGTCGAGACATGAAAAGTGACTGGCAGGTCGCAATCCTGGATGACGGCCCACATCGGATCGTAATTGGTGAGATTGTAGTTTGGGTCGCGCGAATCATGGCCGCCGAATATCGGTTTGCAGGGCAGCGTCACGAATCGAAACCCGATTTTTGCGACCCGCTTGATTTCCTCGATCGCCAGGTCGACATCGGCGGTCATGATCGCCGCGGCCGGCGACATGAAGTCGTTGTATTTGCCGTACATTTCCCGCGAGAAATCGTTCCACACCTTGCACTGCGCCATGCCGAAGTCGGCATCCTTGGTGGCGAACATCATGAGACCCTTGTTCGGGAAGATGATCTCCGCGTCGATACCATCGCGAATATGATCTTTGATTCGCTCCTCGGGATCCGCGCCGGCCTGCCCGCGCAGGCGGTCCTCGCTGTTCTCGCGGGGAACGTCGGCGATCATTCGCGCGCGCACGCGCGATTTGCCCAGCCCTTCGGCGACGAACCATTTCTCGCCCTTGGCATCGACCTCGACGTGCGGCAGCCGGTCGCGATATTTGGGCTCGAGCCGCGTGCGCCACAGACTGCCAGGTTCGTTCGCATGGCAGTCGGCCGAGATCATCAAGTATTTGTTCGGATCGTCGGGTCGCGCCGTGTGAGCCCATCCCGCGTGCCCGGGAGTCTCAATCCGATAGCGATTTTTCTCATCGACCTGGTTGTGAATCTGCTCCATGACCGGACCTCTCGCACCGCAAGCTCTCAATCTGTTCAATGACTGCGTTTTACGCCCCTTCCATCAAGGATTTCAAACATCCCGGCTGACACGGGGAACATGTATGGACCCTGCTCCTTCGCCGCCGATGAGGTTGGGACGAATACCGACACCTTCATCCGCGAGAGAGATTTGCGGGCGAAGGTGCAGCCGCGGCCTCAGATCGTGTCAGAAACTCCCGCAACGAACAGCGGCTGCATCGCATAGCTCGCCACGTCGGCTTCCATTTCGGACCGTGACGGAGCCTTGGGTGCTTCGCCGGCCGCTTCGAGGATCGGGCGCAAGATCGTTACATCGCTCGAGGTGTTGAGGAACAAGCCCGGGCGACTCAGCACGAAATGGACCGCGCGCCGCAGTGCATCGCTATCGCGAAGCGGCTCGTACCAACTGAATTTTGGACCGTCGCCATTTTGCCATCGTCGGCGCGCGGCGGACTTGATGGTCTGGGTGGCAACCCCTCGCTCTGCACAAATCTTGAGCAACGCTTCGACGTCGGCTGCATACTGCGGATTCTCCAGCATCGTGAAGTTGTACGGAAAGAGAACCGAGTCGAAACCGAAGCGCTCCAGGCTGCGGCGATGCATCGCCGCCACCTGAGAACCGTGGCCGGTCACCCCGATAAACCGAACCAATCCCTGCTCCCGCCCTTCGACCAACGCCTCGAGTGCACCGCGCGAACCAAGCGCAGTCTTCCACTCGCTCTCATCGACGAGGTTGTGAAGCTGAATGAGGTCGATTTTTTCGACCCGCAGCCGCTCGAGCGACCGCTCCAGACTCGCCCGCGCGCCGTCATAGGTGCGATCGCCAGTCTTGGTCGCGAGAAAGAAGCGCTTGCGATGCTCGCGCATCCAGGGTCCGATTCTCAGTTCGGAATCACCATAGGCTGCGGCGGTATCGATGTGATTGATTCCGGATTCCAGGAGGATGTCGAGGACGCGATCGGCGCGATCCTGCTTCATGCTCCCTAAAGCTGCAGCGCCGAAAATTACTCGGGTACTTTGATGTCCGGTCTTTCCAAACGGACTGGTCGCGATCATGAGATCACCTCCGAGCTGGAGTGGTTTCGACTATGGCGCGGCTGGATTCCCTCGGTGTCCAGGGGCGCCAGGAATTCCATCCTTTCGCGATCGCTCACTCAAGCGCAATACGCTACCCATGAACTCTCGACGAGTGGCTACTGCTGTGAAGTCGGCAATCCTAGTGCGGTACGAATTTTTGGTTTGAGAATCCGCACCAAGTCAGGATCCCAGCACACATAATTGTCAGGAACGTCAAGCACGACAACCTTTGATGCGTGTTCCGGGCCGAACTGCTCGTGAATATGGCGATGATGGGCATCTTCCATCACGCAGATAATGTCGGCCTCCTCGAGCAGCTCCTGGGTTACCTTGTTCTTTGCCCATCGTTCAGTTCCGGCCGAAGCGACCCACATGGGAGCGCACATCTCCGCCAGCACCATTGCCGCGGTCGGGCTTCGATCCAGATTCCCGGAGCAGACCATTAGAACTTTCTTCATAACCTTTAGGACATGGGCTATCTGAGGCCCGGCGGTAGGCCCGCGCCCATAAGATCAACGAAATTGTCGCGATAGAACCGGCGGGTCTCCAGGTCAGATAAATTCGCCATCGACGCCCCGAATCGTTTGAGCGGATTACGGCCACCCTCAACGTGCGGGTAGTCAGAAGAAAACATGCAGATTTCAGCTCCCGAGTTGGCGATGATCCAGCCGGTGTCCTCGGCCGGATAGGGCGTGACTCGCACCTGGCGGCGCACGAATTCGCTGGGCTTGAGCGACAGCTTCTGGAGGCGCTCCTCATTTTTGAGAAACGCGCTGTGCGCGGTATCGAGCGACCTCATCCACCCCGGCAGCCACGAGGCGCCCTGCTCGATCACGCCAAACTTGAGCCGCGGAAATCGATCCAGTACGCGATCGAAAATCAGCGCGCCGAGCGTCTGCATCGGCGGATTCGGAATCGCCATGTAGTCGATCGAACGGAAATTTCCGTCACCGCCATGAAAATCCGGCACCGCTGGCAAGCCGTTCTTGAAATAATCGGGGGAAAGGAGCTGCCCGCCTCCTCCTACGTGAAACAGAATCGGTAATCCTGCTTCCTGCGCCGTAGCCCACAGAGGGTCGAACCCGATATGGCTCGGCGAATGTCCTTTGGGACATCGCGAAGGAATCAGCAAACCCTTCGCGCCCGCCTCGATCGCATCGCGCGCGACCGCTTGCGCGCCGTCAAAATCCGCCAGCGGAACATAGCAGGTCGCCAGCAGGCGGTCGTCGACCGAACAGAAATCAACCATCGCCCGGTTGAACGCCCGCGCCACCGCATGGGTCAGTCCCGGGTCATCCCGGTACTCCAGGTCCATCAGACCGAGAAACCAGGTCGTGAAGACCAGCTGACTGGAAAACCCGAGCTGGTCAAGTGCGGCCGGACGATCCTCGCGACGCCATGAACCAATCGCATCGTAGTTCTTGCGCAACAGGATCTTTTCCGCGCTCTCGGCCCGCCAGCCGGGATCGTCGTGCCGGCGGCGCAGCGAATTCATTGAGTCGCGGAGCAGATTGTTCGGTCCGCCGAACCATCTCCGCACATCCACCCGGTCTCGATAGGCCGCCGCGAGGTACCCATCCAGAAAGTCGGGCGCCTCCATGATGTGGGAGTCAGCGTCGTGAATGGTCTGTCCTTCTACATAGGGCATCGTCTTGCGATCCTGCAGTTAATCATATCATTTTGCGCTGGCACGCGGCGGAAGGCCGGCCGCCCGGTAGACATCGTCAATGACGCGCATATTGATGATTCCCTCGGCGCCGTCCGTCGGAAACGCACTCTGGTCACCGCGTACCCGGGCGATGAATGCCCGGAGCTGACCGGTGTAGCTGGCGTCACCGGCAACACTCTGCTGCTGCTGTCCCGAGCTGGTTTTCAAAGTCAGCTGATTTCCCATATGGGGCGCGACCGGGTTGACCACGTACAGTTCGCCAAGTTCGCCGCGCGCGGTGAAGGTCGCGCCGATCTGTGTGTCCTGCGCCATCGAGCACGTCATCCGCCCCGTCACTCCATCACCCAGCTCGAGCTCAACCTCCATAGTCACGTCGACGTTGGGCGGACCAATCCGGACGGACGCCTTCGCGACTCGCGGTGTCAAACCGGAGAATTCGCGCAGCATGTGCAACGGATAGCAGCCCAGGTCCATCGTGGCGCCGCCCGCGAGATTCCAGTCGTAGCGGATGTTGCTCGCGGGCAGCGGCACCGAGAAGTTTCCTTCCAGATGACGCAGGCGCCCCAGCGTCCCACCCCGGAGGATCTCCCGCACCCGCGCGGCCAGCGGATGGTAGCGATAGTGGAAAGCCTCGCCGAGGAATCTATCGGTTTCGCGCGCCACTGCGGCCATCCTCTGCGCCTCGGCGGCATTCGATGCTATTGGCTTTTCACAGAGCACGTGCTTTCCGGCGCGCAACGCGGCGATCGTCCATTCGCAATGGTGCGAATTGGGTAGTGGATTGTAGATCACGTCGACTTCCGGATCGTCGATGACCTGTTGGTAGGTGTCGTGAACCCGTCGGATGCGATGGGTGGCAGCAAATTCCTCGGCGCGCTTGCGATCTCGCGCCGCCACCGCGACGATTTCCGCGTCCTGTGCCTCCAGCGACGGCTTGATCAGAGCATTGGGAGTAATTTGCGCGGCACCCAAGGTGCCAAAACGGACCGGATGCTTGTCTGGCATCGTCTGTTCCCCGACTTCTGCGTTGCCAATCTTCGTGCCCGAAATTAGTCAGACTCGTCTACGGAAACAATCACTTGTAGACTCGCAGCATTGGCAAGGGCGTCAGGTCCACATCCCAAGGAGGACTCCGTAAGTGGCGACCTATGATTTCGATCTTTTTACTTTCGGCGCCGGCAGTGGTGGCGTGCGGGCGAGCCGGATGGCCGCGACCTTCGGCGCGAAAACCGTGGTCGCCGAAGAGCGATACCTGGGTGGTACATGCGTCAACGTCGGATGCATCCCCAAGAAACTGCTGGTTTACGCTTCCGAATTTGGCGAGGGATTTTCAGATGCCGCGGGCTTCGGCTGGAACCTAGGCCAGCGCCACCTCGACTGGAAGGCCTTGATTGCCAATAAGGATCGCGAGATTCATCGGCTCAATGGAGTCTATCGGCGGCTGCTAACCGAGGCCGGGGCGACGATAATCGAAGGACGCGCAACCCTGGTCGATGCGCATACGGTTTCGATAAACGGCAGGCATTACACTTCGAAGTACATTTTGCTGGCCACGGGAAGTTGGCCGGCGGTACCCGACGTCCCGGGCTCAAAGCACGCCATAACTTCCAACGAGGCATTTTTTCTGGAGAAGCGGCCGGAGCGCGTGATCCTGGTCGGCGGTGGCTACATTGCCGTCGAGTTTGCCGGCATTTTTCATGGAATGGGCAGTCACGTCACCCTGGTGCATCGAGGTGCGAAGCTGCTGCGCGGATTCGACGAAGACCTGCGCAACACGCTCGGGAACGAGATGAGCAAACGCGGGATTGATTTGCGCCTGAACTGCACTATCGCGCGAATCGAAAAGACCTCCGACGGCGTGCGCGCGCATCTGGATAGCGGCGAGATGGTCAGCGCTGAGATCATCATGTATGCGACCGGTCGCGCTCCGCACACGCGCGGTCTCGGTCTGGAAAAAGCGGGAGTAGTAATGGATGGTGAAGGAGCGATAGTAGTCGATGCTTACTCGCAGTCTTCGGTTGCGAATATTTACGCCATCGGTGACTGCACCAATCGAATCATGCTGACGCCGGTTGCGATCGCAGAGGGGCGCGCCGTGGCCGAAACCTTGTTCAACAATCGCCCGATGAGCGTCGACTATACCGGGGTCCCTTCGGCGGTCTTCAGCCAGCCCAATCTGGGCACTGTCGGCCTTACCGAAAATGAAGCGCGTGACCAGTTTGGCGATATAGCAGTCTACAAGTCCACGTTTCGTCCGCTTAAACACACGTTGAGCGGCCGCGATGAAATGACCTTCATAAAATTGGTGGTGGACAAGAAAACCGATCGCGTAGTCGGCTGCCACATGATCGGAGCTGACGCGGGCGAGATCATCCAGGGACTGGCGATCGCTCTCAAGAGTAATGCGACGAAGGCCCAGTTCGACGCGACCATCGGCATTCACCCGACCGCCGCCGAAGAGTTCGTTACGATGCGCACCTCAGGTTGAAGCTGCAGCTCCTAGCGTATGTCGTTTTTCCGACACGTTATGGCGGACAGACGGTGTGGCAACCCCGCCTCCAGGTCCCATACTTGACGAGATCGCGAGGGACGGGAGATGAATCTGGTACATCGATGGTTATGTCGCTCGCCCGGATGGCGGCGCACGGTTGAGACACAGCTCTTGCCTTGGTCGCTGTCGGGGATCGATCTGGGTGGCAACCTTCTGGAGATAGGTCCGGGCCCGGGGGTCACCACGGATTTGTTGCGGACCCGCGTCTCGAAGCTGACCTGTGTTGAAATTGACGAAGCTCTGGCGGGCTCTCTGTCGGCCCGGATGGCGAGAACCAATGTTACGGTGCGCCGCGAAGATGCAACCGCGATGTCTCTACCCGATGCCTCGTTCGATGGAGCGGTCTGCTTCACCATGCTGCATCACGTACCTTCCGCGACGCTCCAGGATCGGCTCTTGAGGGAGGTCGCGCGCGTCCTGCGGCCCGGAGCGACCTTCGCGGGCAGCGACAGCCGCTACAGCCTCTACTTCGGTGCGCTTCACTGGTTCGACACCATGGTGGTGGTCGATCCGGAAACCTTTCCACGCCGGCTTGAAGCGGCCGGATTCAAGGATGCATGCGTCGACCTGGCCGATCGGGCGTTTCGTTTTCGTGCCCGCCGACCTTGAATCGCGCTCGCCCGAGGCGTCACCATTCGTCGGGTGGCGTCTGACCCGTCCCCGCTGGCCCCTTCTCCCGTCGACCGCGTATCGCGCGGCGAGGCGTTTGGCCTCTTGGTTTTTGGCAACGCGCTGTGGGCGGGGACCTATGCGGCGGGCAAGACCGCGCTCGCGCAGCTCTCGTTCATCGAACTGAACGCGCTCCGGTTCACGCTTGCGACGCTGCTGTTGCTGCCCGTGTTGTGGACCGGGCGCAGCATTGCGGCTCGGGAGCTCTCCGATCGCCATTCGCTGCGTGGACTCGCGCGCTTGGTGGTTCTCGGTTTCGTCCTGAACAAGGCGTTCGAGTATGCAGGACTATCGCTTTCCACTGCGGTCGATGTGGCGTTGCTGATCGCGACCGAGTCGATTTTTACCGCCGTGCTCTCGTGGATCGTTCTCGATGAACCGGTGACCCCCTCGGGAATTGCAGCGCTCCTGATCGGGTTGGCGGGAGGTTACCTGGTGGTGGCCCGCGGGTTGGTTCCGGATCTCTCGGGTCCGCAGGGCCTCCACCGAATTGTGGGCGATCTGCTGGTGATATTCGCGCTGCTGTTCGAAGCCGGCTACACCGTCGGCGGTAAGGCATCCCTGGAGCGTATACCACCGCTGCTCCTGACCGCATTTTCCGTCGCGGGAAGTTTGCTGGTGTGGATACCAGCAGGAGCGATCGCGGTGGCGTGGTACGGAGCTCCCCAGCTGACGCTCTCTGCGTGGCTCGCGATCGGCTACATGGCCGTGTTCGCCACCGTCGGTGGCTACTGGATGTGGTTTCGGGGGCTCCGCGTGATCGATGCTTCGGCGGCCGCCCCGTTTCTTTTCATCCAGCCGCTGCTGGGCGCTGCACTAGGCGTGGCATTGCTGGGAGAGTCGCTTACCTGGGCAACCTTGGTCGGGGCCACTCTGATACTTTCAAGCCTTATGATCGTGACCCTCGGCGCCTCCAGCCGTGAAGCCGAACTGCTGGTATCAGAGCCGCCTCAGTGACTTTCTGTGCTGCGTCGCTTGAGCCGCAATGTTCTCCGTCAGGCTCAACCGACGGGTGGCCGGTGATGCTTCCACGGTCGCGCTTCTTCGAACTGGGCGGCCAGGGCGATGACTCCGGCTTCGTCGTTCGGGCGCCCGACGATCTGAAGTGCCAGCGGCAGCCCGGATTTGTTGAAACCATTGGGCAGCGAAATCGCGGGCTGGCCGGTCGAGTTGAACGGGAACGTGAAGGAAATCCATGAGTAGATGTCGTCGGCCACCTTCTTCGGATCGGCGGCCACGGTTCCGAGCTTCGGAGCGGGCCTGGTGAGCGTGGGCGTAAGCAGCCCGTCATAGGGCGCGAGTGC of the Candidatus Binataceae bacterium genome contains:
- a CDS encoding LLM class F420-dependent oxidoreductase, with product MKIGLLMPFTGYTANPAAFARTAEGLGFESVWIPEHPILPVNPKTPFPGTNGPIPNVYSQMCDPFVALSMAAAVTTHLKVATGICLVPERSAIVTAKEVATLDAFSNGRFLFGIGAGWLREESELLGVDFPKRWTQTAEYIAAMRELWSKDEASFDGKYVKFSPVRCNPKPVQQPGPPVLIGSLDKNALKRVAKWADGWCPIGVPHGYVKKQLDELRRACDAIGRDFAKLDITAMGFIQGERTAVQEGLENYRKAGTHRFVIGVPNQLKPENYEAELKRLANLYV
- a CDS encoding LLM class flavin-dependent oxidoreductase, yielding MIEIGVFHNGASDLPVMRTPSGVAINDGNLAEVHESSQRGLVGQIRQGILADQLGFNYFFMTEHHFQPEGAEFSPNPLLAETAIAARTRQIRLGQAANIVTWWHPVRIAEQAAMLDVISGGRLEFGIGRGYQPREAEVFGWPFATIQDQERNRAYYQEAYEIILKAWTQPSFSYRGQFFTIPPVFTRWNHQQTIAYFESGKAGRKLDEVLSIGAPDPYGGANPVMQSATVLKELQVFPQPLQRPYPQMWEPLTTERSIKWAAERGFNGYFIVEPNSRLKKNVEIFYRESEKAGWPDRLGRGRPKYGWDAEKRRGVLTGRYIHLLLPGHNRERELKRYKEALEVQWDYYGPFGFAAVLADADEERLDPARKVDPDLLLSKEIALFGTAAEVTAQIMRIKETCGYEDFAFNAWFEKGGFATKEIEDQMQYFAEEAKPLLARACGGQVQNPSVGLSFE
- a CDS encoding amidohydrolase family protein codes for the protein MEQIHNQVDEKNRYRIETPGHAGWAHTARPDDPNKYLMISADCHANEPGSLWRTRLEPKYRDRLPHVEVDAKGEKWFVAEGLGKSRVRARMIADVPRENSEDRLRGQAGADPEERIKDHIRDGIDAEIIFPNKGLMMFATKDADFGMAQCKVWNDFSREMYGKYNDFMSPAAAIMTADVDLAIEEIKRVAKIGFRFVTLPCKPIFGGHDSRDPNYNLTNYDPMWAVIQDCDLPVTFHVSTGRDPRAARKEGGAVINYVSHSLSPTIEPVASLCGSGVLERFPKLKFAAVESGIGWVPWALDAMDEACRKHHLWAYPKLKKLPSEYFRSNGAATFQEDHAGLQLAERWNLMDNFMWANDYPHAEGTWPHSAEAIEREMGHLSDEARAKILGLNAAKMFKFDVDLLLRRRKAAGARDGR
- a CDS encoding aldo/keto reductase; the encoded protein is MIATSPFGKTGHQSTRVIFGAAALGSMKQDRADRVLDILLESGINHIDTAAAYGDSELRIGPWMREHRKRFFLATKTGDRTYDGARASLERSLERLRVEKIDLIQLHNLVDESEWKTALGSRGALEALVEGREQGLVRFIGVTGHGSQVAAMHRRSLERFGFDSVLFPYNFTMLENPQYAADVEALLKICAERGVATQTIKSAARRRWQNGDGPKFSWYEPLRDSDALRRAVHFVLSRPGLFLNTSSDVTILRPILEAAGEAPKAPSRSEMEADVASYAMQPLFVAGVSDTI
- a CDS encoding amidohydrolase family protein; this encodes MPYVEGQTIHDADSHIMEAPDFLDGYLAAAYRDRVDVRRWFGGPNNLLRDSMNSLRRRHDDPGWRAESAEKILLRKNYDAIGSWRREDRPAALDQLGFSSQLVFTTWFLGLMDLEYRDDPGLTHAVARAFNRAMVDFCSVDDRLLATCYVPLADFDGAQAVARDAIEAGAKGLLIPSRCPKGHSPSHIGFDPLWATAQEAGLPILFHVGGGGQLLSPDYFKNGLPAVPDFHGGDGNFRSIDYMAIPNPPMQTLGALIFDRVLDRFPRLKFGVIEQGASWLPGWMRSLDTAHSAFLKNEERLQKLSLKPSEFVRRQVRVTPYPAEDTGWIIANSGAEICMFSSDYPHVEGGRNPLKRFGASMANLSDLETRRFYRDNFVDLMGAGLPPGLR
- a CDS encoding Gfo/Idh/MocA family oxidoreductase, whose translation is MPDKHPVRFGTLGAAQITPNALIKPSLEAQDAEIVAVAARDRKRAEEFAATHRIRRVHDTYQQVIDDPEVDVIYNPLPNSHHCEWTIAALRAGKHVLCEKPIASNAAEAQRMAAVARETDRFLGEAFHYRYHPLAARVREILRGGTLGRLRHLEGNFSVPLPASNIRYDWNLAGGATMDLGCYPLHMLREFSGLTPRVAKASVRIGPPNVDVTMEVELELGDGVTGRMTCSMAQDTQIGATFTARGELGELYVVNPVAPHMGNQLTLKTSSGQQQQSVAGDASYTGQLRAFIARVRGDQSAFPTDGAEGIINMRVIDDVYRAAGLPPRASAK
- the gor gene encoding glutathione-disulfide reductase, with amino-acid sequence MATYDFDLFTFGAGSGGVRASRMAATFGAKTVVAEERYLGGTCVNVGCIPKKLLVYASEFGEGFSDAAGFGWNLGQRHLDWKALIANKDREIHRLNGVYRRLLTEAGATIIEGRATLVDAHTVSINGRHYTSKYILLATGSWPAVPDVPGSKHAITSNEAFFLEKRPERVILVGGGYIAVEFAGIFHGMGSHVTLVHRGAKLLRGFDEDLRNTLGNEMSKRGIDLRLNCTIARIEKTSDGVRAHLDSGEMVSAEIIMYATGRAPHTRGLGLEKAGVVMDGEGAIVVDAYSQSSVANIYAIGDCTNRIMLTPVAIAEGRAVAETLFNNRPMSVDYTGVPSAVFSQPNLGTVGLTENEARDQFGDIAVYKSTFRPLKHTLSGRDEMTFIKLVVDKKTDRVVGCHMIGADAGEIIQGLAIALKSNATKAQFDATIGIHPTAAEEFVTMRTSG
- a CDS encoding class I SAM-dependent methyltransferase, which encodes MNLVHRWLCRSPGWRRTVETQLLPWSLSGIDLGGNLLEIGPGPGVTTDLLRTRVSKLTCVEIDEALAGSLSARMARTNVTVRREDATAMSLPDASFDGAVCFTMLHHVPSATLQDRLLREVARVLRPGATFAGSDSRYSLYFGALHWFDTMVVVDPETFPRRLEAAGFKDACVDLADRAFRFRARRP
- a CDS encoding DMT family transporter: MVFGNALWAGTYAAGKTALAQLSFIELNALRFTLATLLLLPVLWTGRSIAARELSDRHSLRGLARLVVLGFVLNKAFEYAGLSLSTAVDVALLIATESIFTAVLSWIVLDEPVTPSGIAALLIGLAGGYLVVARGLVPDLSGPQGLHRIVGDLLVIFALLFEAGYTVGGKASLERIPPLLLTAFSVAGSLLVWIPAGAIAVAWYGAPQLTLSAWLAIGYMAVFATVGGYWMWFRGLRVIDASAAAPFLFIQPLLGAALGVALLGESLTWATLVGATLILSSLMIVTLGASSREAELLVSEPPQ